One Eubacterium sp. 1001713B170207_170306_E7 genomic window carries:
- a CDS encoding zonular occludens toxin domain-containing protein — MIKCYTGVPGSGKSLHSIRLILAYLKAGKNVIANFPIKVSQIKHMNGRYFYIENQDLTVDFLRSFARLFHDEERENQTLIMLDEASVKFNCREFSVKDRLPFCSFFAQHRKYGFEVVLITQNMRQIDRQIRDLCEIEVVHRKLNNFSLWSVLPFPLFVAVERNVTIREKNDHEFFLYSKKVGDLYDTFYDFTQSGVAAVPKARKQAILAAEIAPEERRPQKRRSPRPSRLHWAADDGSAEGVRQRGPAADRRPHPEETLEGKVDRFFQLENE; from the coding sequence ATGATTAAATGTTATACCGGTGTTCCCGGAAGCGGCAAGAGCCTGCACAGTATCCGCCTGATCCTGGCCTACCTGAAAGCCGGAAAGAACGTAATCGCCAACTTTCCCATTAAGGTTTCCCAGATCAAGCACATGAATGGCCGCTATTTTTATATCGAAAATCAGGATTTGACCGTGGACTTTCTCCGCAGCTTCGCCCGATTGTTCCACGACGAAGAGCGGGAGAACCAGACCCTGATCATGCTGGATGAAGCCAGCGTCAAGTTCAACTGCCGGGAGTTCTCCGTCAAAGACCGGCTCCCCTTCTGCTCTTTCTTTGCCCAGCATCGGAAGTACGGCTTTGAGGTGGTGCTCATTACCCAGAATATGCGCCAGATTGACCGTCAGATTCGGGATTTGTGCGAAATCGAAGTCGTGCATCGTAAACTCAATAACTTCTCCCTCTGGTCCGTTTTGCCCTTTCCGCTCTTTGTGGCGGTCGAACGGAACGTGACCATCCGGGAAAAGAACGACCATGAATTTTTTCTGTATTCCAAAAAGGTAGGTGATCTCTATGATACGTTTTATGACTTTACTCAGTCGGGTGTTGCGGCAGTGCCAAAGGCTCGTAAACAAGCTATTCTGGCTGCTGAGATAGCACCAGAGGAAAGACGCCCGCAAAAGCGCCGTTCTCCCAGGCCGTCCCGGCTCCATTGGGCAGCGGACGACGGATCAGCGGAAGGGGTGCGCCAGCGGGGCCCCGCTGCTGACCGCCGCCCGCACCCCGAGGAAACCTTGGAAGGTAAGGTCGACCGGTTCTTCCAGCTGGAGAATGAATGA
- the dusB gene encoding tRNA dihydrouridine synthase DusB yields MFKIGNVEIENRIFLAPMAGYTNLPFRLIARKYGAGAVFTEMISGKGLYYKDKKTAELMLTCDQEAPAGIQLFGSEPEILSEVVEKYINPTDFAFLDFNAGCPAPKIVKNGEGSALMKNPKRLGELVRAIKKVSSKPVIIKTRIGWDAQSINVREVAEVIEDAGADAHTIHGRTREAFYSGTADWKIIGQVKENSKIPVILNGDINSGEKAAQAFEMTGCDALMIGRASVGNPFIFREINHRLSTGETLPIPSPEERIQTAIEHVEWVSLMNRPEAAIKEMRKHLAAYTKGLKNATNLRNEIFKVCTKEEVLTLLNRYMEENYG; encoded by the coding sequence ATGTTTAAAATAGGAAATGTTGAGATAGAAAATCGAATATTTCTGGCGCCGATGGCAGGTTATACTAACCTGCCATTTCGTTTGATTGCCAGGAAATACGGAGCTGGTGCTGTTTTTACCGAAATGATCAGCGGTAAAGGGCTTTATTATAAAGATAAAAAAACCGCTGAGCTGATGCTTACCTGTGATCAGGAAGCACCGGCAGGTATCCAGCTTTTTGGGTCAGAGCCAGAAATTTTAAGTGAAGTGGTAGAAAAATATATTAATCCTACGGACTTTGCATTTTTGGATTTTAACGCTGGATGTCCTGCGCCCAAAATTGTTAAGAATGGTGAAGGCTCTGCATTAATGAAAAATCCCAAACGTCTTGGAGAGCTTGTCCGGGCAATAAAAAAAGTAAGCAGCAAGCCTGTTATTATTAAAACACGCATTGGATGGGATGCTCAGAGCATCAATGTAAGAGAAGTGGCTGAGGTGATTGAGGATGCTGGCGCAGATGCCCATACGATCCATGGGAGAACGCGCGAGGCCTTTTATTCCGGAACGGCCGATTGGAAAATTATCGGACAGGTCAAGGAAAACAGTAAAATCCCGGTTATATTAAATGGTGATATAAACAGTGGGGAAAAGGCTGCTCAGGCTTTTGAAATGACTGGCTGTGATGCCTTGATGATCGGTCGGGCCTCGGTTGGCAACCCCTTTATTTTTCGAGAGATCAACCACCGTCTTTCTACAGGTGAGACCTTGCCGATACCTTCTCCGGAAGAACGGATTCAAACCGCCATTGAACATGTTGAATGGGTTAGTCTGATGAATCGCCCTGAAGCTGCGATTAAGGAAATGCGAAAGCATTTGGCAGCTTATACCAAAGGGCTGAAAAACGCGACAAATTTGAGAAATGAAATTTTTAAGGTGTGCACGAAAGAAGAAGTCCTTACACTTTTAAACCGATATATGGAAGAAAATTATGGTTGA
- a CDS encoding type III pantothenate kinase, protein MILVIDVGNTNTEIGVFKDDEILCSWRFVSKTPRTSDEYAVMFQGFFENDHLDYHEVESVIAASVVPNIMYSLNNGIKKLFGVEPLVVGPGIKTGMPIQTSDPAEVGADRIIDAVAAYNLYGGPVIVLDFGTATTYDYVDKNGAFVAKVTSPGIQISAEALFRNAAQLPNIAIEKPVSILGKDTVTSMQAGLVYGYIGQVEYIVSRMIEEIGIKGIKVVATGGYGRMFHEETRAIDIFDPQLSLKGLKIIHDKNIKTSRGR, encoded by the coding sequence ATGATTTTAGTCATTGATGTAGGAAACACAAATACAGAAATCGGGGTCTTTAAAGACGACGAAATCCTCTGCTCCTGGCGATTTGTTTCAAAAACGCCTAGGACCTCTGATGAATATGCAGTAATGTTTCAGGGATTTTTTGAAAATGATCACTTGGACTACCACGAGGTTGAAAGTGTGATTGCGGCTTCCGTAGTTCCGAATATCATGTATTCTTTAAATAATGGAATAAAAAAATTATTCGGCGTTGAGCCTCTGGTAGTAGGCCCAGGGATAAAAACCGGAATGCCGATTCAAACCAGTGATCCGGCAGAAGTGGGCGCAGACCGGATCATTGACGCTGTAGCGGCATATAATCTCTATGGGGGTCCAGTGATTGTTTTAGACTTTGGAACAGCAACCACCTATGATTATGTGGATAAAAACGGTGCATTTGTTGCGAAGGTCACTTCGCCTGGGATACAGATCTCTGCCGAGGCCCTTTTCAGGAACGCTGCCCAGCTGCCCAATATTGCCATAGAAAAACCGGTCTCGATATTGGGAAAAGATACGGTAACCAGCATGCAGGCCGGATTGGTTTACGGTTATATCGGTCAGGTTGAATATATTGTTTCGAGAATGATTGAAGAAATTGGTATAAAAGGCATTAAGGTAGTTGCAACAGGAGGGTATGGAAGAATGTTCCATGAGGAGACGAGAGCCATTGATATTTTCGATCCCCAGCTGTCACTAAAAGGTCTTAAGATCATTCATGATAAAAATATCAAGACATCCAGAGGAAGATAG
- the ftsH gene encoding ATP-dependent zinc metalloprotease FtsH: MIGFYLVILLIIIVAVTFLNPMQSDVKTLTYSELLSNLDQKQVSEIEINQSSVKGKLANGDSFEAIVPQYLIDEQISDYITGNPDQNIEKNPNMNVTVAKPQDSWWISLIPSAVIIILMVVFFMMFANQSGGGGGKVMSFGKSKARMHTDADKKVTFANVAGADEEKEELEEIVDFLKSPERYNKLGARIPKGVLLVGPPGTGKTLLARAVAGEAGVPFYIISGSDFVEMFVGVGASRVRDLFETAKKSAPCIIFIDEIDAVGRHRGAGLGGGHDEREQTLNQLLVEMDGFGINEGIIVIAATNRPDILDPALLRPGRFDRQVLVGVPDVKGREEILKVHQKDKPLDSSVDLGVIAKGTPGFTGADLENLMNEAALLTARKKAKVITMVELEEAIKRVIAGPEKKSKVVVESDQKITAYHEAGHAIVMEYLHNGEEVHEISIIPRGMAAGYTISLPSDDSQHMSKGKLMDKIAGLLGGRAAEKVALDDICTGASNDIERATSIARKMVTEWGMSEHLGPMTFGHDDGGEVFLGRDLGRSRNYSEEVAAVIDKEIRNIVETAFERACLILTEKKDKLVEISEHLLEVNTITGEEFRDMYSRLPLDDGRPLDEGNIGDPVPEV, translated from the coding sequence ATGATAGGGTTTTATTTAGTGATTTTGTTGATTATTATTGTCGCTGTTACCTTTTTAAATCCAATGCAGTCTGATGTAAAAACTTTAACTTACAGTGAACTGCTGAGTAATTTGGATCAAAAACAGGTTTCTGAGATAGAGATCAACCAGTCTTCTGTAAAAGGGAAGCTTGCAAATGGTGACAGCTTTGAAGCCATTGTGCCTCAATACCTTATTGATGAACAAATCAGCGACTACATTACAGGAAACCCGGATCAGAACATTGAAAAGAACCCGAATATGAATGTCACGGTTGCAAAACCACAAGATTCCTGGTGGATATCATTGATCCCCTCAGCGGTTATTATTATCTTGATGGTTGTTTTCTTTATGATGTTTGCAAATCAGTCTGGCGGAGGCGGAGGAAAAGTAATGTCCTTTGGCAAAAGCAAGGCGAGAATGCATACCGATGCAGATAAGAAGGTTACCTTTGCCAATGTAGCGGGAGCAGATGAAGAAAAAGAAGAGCTTGAAGAAATTGTCGATTTCCTGAAGTCTCCGGAGCGCTATAATAAGCTTGGAGCGCGTATTCCTAAAGGGGTGCTTTTAGTGGGGCCTCCGGGAACAGGTAAAACCCTGCTCGCACGTGCTGTTGCAGGTGAAGCGGGCGTTCCGTTCTATATTATTTCAGGTTCAGATTTTGTTGAAATGTTTGTAGGGGTTGGTGCGTCACGCGTAAGAGATCTGTTTGAGACAGCCAAAAAAAGTGCGCCCTGTATTATCTTTATTGATGAAATTGATGCGGTTGGCCGTCATAGAGGTGCAGGCCTTGGTGGTGGTCACGATGAACGCGAACAGACCCTTAACCAGTTATTAGTAGAGATGGATGGTTTTGGCATTAATGAGGGAATTATCGTTATTGCCGCAACAAACCGCCCAGACATTCTCGACCCGGCATTATTGCGTCCAGGCCGTTTTGACCGCCAGGTATTGGTCGGTGTACCGGACGTTAAAGGACGTGAAGAAATTCTTAAAGTCCACCAGAAGGACAAACCATTGGATTCCTCTGTCGATTTAGGTGTTATTGCCAAGGGAACCCCTGGTTTTACGGGTGCGGATCTTGAGAACTTAATGAACGAAGCGGCATTACTGACCGCGCGTAAAAAGGCAAAAGTGATTACGATGGTGGAACTTGAAGAAGCCATTAAACGTGTTATTGCAGGTCCGGAAAAGAAAAGCAAGGTGGTTGTTGAGTCCGATCAGAAGATTACAGCTTACCATGAAGCCGGTCATGCAATTGTTATGGAATATCTCCATAACGGCGAAGAAGTTCACGAAATTTCCATTATACCGCGCGGCATGGCGGCGGGATATACGATTTCGCTTCCAAGTGATGACAGCCAGCATATGAGCAAGGGAAAACTGATGGATAAAATTGCAGGACTACTCGGCGGCCGTGCGGCTGAAAAAGTTGCCCTCGATGATATCTGTACAGGTGCTTCCAACGATATTGAACGCGCTACCAGCATTGCCAGAAAGATGGTCACAGAATGGGGTATGAGCGAGCATCTCGGTCCAATGACCTTTGGTCATGATGATGGCGGAGAGGTATTCTTAGGAAGAGATCTCGGCCGTTCACGTAATTATAGTGAAGAGGTTGCAGCGGTTATTGATAAGGAAATCCGAAATATTGTCGAGACAGCCTTTGAAAGAGCCTGCTTGATTCTGACCGAGAAAAAGGATAAGCTGGTTGAAATTTCAGAGCATCTTCTGGAGGTTAACACCATTACCGGCGAAGAATTTAGAGATATGTACAGCCGCCTGCCTTTAGACGACGGCAGACCTTTGGATGAAGGTAATATCGGCGATCCGGTTCCGGAAGTTTAA
- a CDS encoding septum formation initiator family protein, translating into MAEKKKKDLRRRFKPKMGTIIVTLVLLIFVGTLFGTNAMKIHQLNAQKVDIQSKLDEAKKKSEQLDEDIKQIGTKNYIELIARKYLGLYYPDEKIVVPVEGKDNNGQSNSEQPAEQPTPTADEGGQDSSNSDEQQSEENE; encoded by the coding sequence GTGGCGGAAAAGAAAAAAAAAGATCTGCGCAGGCGCTTCAAGCCTAAAATGGGGACGATTATTGTGACCCTTGTGCTTTTAATCTTTGTGGGCACACTGTTTGGAACAAATGCCATGAAAATTCATCAGCTTAATGCCCAAAAAGTAGATATTCAGTCCAAGCTTGACGAGGCAAAGAAGAAAAGCGAACAATTGGACGAAGACATTAAACAAATCGGAACAAAAAATTATATCGAACTCATTGCACGAAAATACCTGGGCCTTTATTATCCGGATGAAAAGATTGTAGTGCCCGTAGAAGGTAAAGATAATAACGGACAGAGTAACAGTGAGCAGCCGGCAGAACAGCCGACACCAACAGCAGACGAAGGTGGTCAGGATAGTTCCAATAGCGATGAGCAACAAAGTGAGGAAAACGAATGA
- a CDS encoding Ppx/GppA phosphatase family protein, producing the protein MSESSVPKQPKINRAVIDIGTNSTRMLIFRKDKKGQLFRVNKSVRYTRMGQGVNKTKRLHPDAIKRNIEALEEYKSIAEDYEVREMFIFGTSALRDAENSSEFIDLAAQKLGMKVEVISGEKEAEYGFIGVSQCFDEGLLIFDIGGGSTELIYGQGRNLLRMKSLDIGSVRSTETFIENDPPNADELNQLNQNAIEALENALADYEAYKPYKLIGIGGTATTVSTIKQKLKIYDSEQVHQSVVTKAELESIIMDLASKTIDERRQIVGLEAKRADIIIAGTSILDNILKATKMDSFVVCDYDNLEGAAYSRFFMNEK; encoded by the coding sequence ATGAGTGAATCAAGTGTACCAAAACAACCTAAAATCAATCGAGCGGTGATTGATATCGGAACAAATTCAACGAGAATGCTGATATTTAGAAAAGATAAAAAAGGACAGCTGTTTCGCGTTAATAAATCGGTCCGGTATACCCGGATGGGCCAGGGCGTTAATAAGACCAAACGCCTTCATCCGGATGCGATCAAGCGAAATATTGAAGCCTTAGAGGAGTATAAGAGCATCGCTGAGGATTACGAAGTAAGGGAAATGTTTATTTTTGGTACAAGTGCGCTCCGAGATGCTGAAAATTCTTCAGAATTTATTGATTTAGCCGCACAAAAGCTTGGGATGAAGGTTGAGGTTATTTCAGGTGAAAAAGAGGCGGAATATGGCTTTATCGGCGTATCACAATGCTTTGATGAGGGCTTGCTGATCTTTGATATTGGTGGAGGCAGTACCGAATTGATTTATGGACAGGGCCGAAATCTCTTAAGAATGAAAAGTCTGGATATTGGAAGCGTTCGTTCCACAGAAACTTTTATTGAGAATGATCCGCCCAATGCAGATGAGCTGAATCAGTTAAATCAAAATGCAATCGAAGCCCTTGAGAATGCCCTTGCTGATTACGAAGCTTATAAACCTTATAAGTTGATCGGTATTGGCGGAACAGCCACAACGGTATCCACGATTAAACAAAAACTGAAAATTTATGACAGTGAGCAGGTGCATCAGAGTGTTGTCACCAAAGCGGAGCTTGAATCGATCATCATGGATCTGGCTTCAAAAACGATTGATGAGCGCCGTCAGATTGTCGGTCTGGAGGCGAAGCGCGCGGATATTATCATTGCGGGTACCAGTATCCTAGACAATATTTTGAAAGCGACCAAAATGGACTCATTTGTTGTTTGTGATTATGATAATCTGGAAGGCGCAGCCTACAGCCGTTTTTTCATGAATGAAAAATAA
- a CDS encoding RNA-binding S4 domain-containing protein, which yields MRVDKFLKNARLIKRRTVGKAACDGGRITINGKEAKPGSRLKVGDILTIAYGDGEQKIEVLELLEHAPKDKATEMYREL from the coding sequence ATGCGAGTTGATAAATTTTTGAAAAATGCCCGTTTAATCAAACGCCGTACCGTGGGAAAAGCGGCATGTGATGGAGGGCGGATTACGATTAATGGAAAAGAGGCAAAGCCTGGGAGCCGTTTGAAGGTTGGCGATATTCTCACCATAGCATACGGCGATGGCGAACAGAAAATTGAGGTTTTAGAGCTTTTAGAACATGCCCCTAAGGATAAAGCCACAGAAATGTACCGGGAACTTTAG
- the hpt gene encoding hypoxanthine phosphoribosyltransferase, which yields MEFDFEKILIGNHAIAKRVAELGKKISSDYAGDALLAVCILKGSILFFADLIRCLTVPVKIDFIKASSYGKSTSTLGKVAVADLLSEKIKGRRILLVEDIVDSGLTIKRILDFFLKQGASDVRVCTLLDKPDRRIAQVEPDYSGFVIPDEFVVGYGMDFDEKYRNLPYIAVLKEQENNI from the coding sequence TTGGAGTTTGATTTTGAAAAAATCTTGATAGGCAATCATGCAATAGCGAAAAGAGTTGCCGAACTTGGAAAAAAGATTTCATCGGATTATGCAGGAGATGCGCTTTTGGCAGTCTGCATTTTGAAGGGAAGTATTCTCTTTTTTGCTGATTTGATAAGGTGTTTAACTGTCCCTGTCAAAATTGATTTTATTAAGGCATCGAGCTATGGAAAGAGTACCAGCACTTTGGGAAAAGTAGCGGTTGCTGACCTTTTATCGGAAAAGATAAAAGGCCGGAGAATACTTTTGGTAGAGGATATTGTGGACAGCGGCCTTACCATAAAACGTATTTTAGATTTTTTCTTAAAGCAAGGCGCCTCAGATGTCAGAGTCTGTACCCTGTTGGATAAGCCGGATCGGCGGATAGCCCAGGTAGAGCCCGATTATTCAGGTTTTGTCATTCCGGATGAATTTGTTGTCGGATATGGAATGGACTTTGATGAGAAATATCGAAATTTGCCGTACATTGCTGTTTTAAAAGAACAGGAGAATAATATTTGA
- a CDS encoding stage II sporulation protein M, which yields MNFIKEQYFQVGKFLKTRILWIFMILSLAFISVSVFLYFVLLGHQEVVTALFKSFTEAILSKDILGSDGSIASGSLFFNNLQATTIGILLGFMPFLFLPVWVILVNAGALSIVFAMVKITGVASVWKMIVFGILPHGIFELTALFLGISLGFYICKTLCIIVCKSDSGIHFKEELLNVLRTYLLLIIPLLIVAALIESYLTPLLINFAI from the coding sequence ATGAATTTTATAAAGGAGCAGTATTTTCAGGTCGGGAAATTTTTGAAGACAAGAATCCTTTGGATTTTTATGATTCTATCACTTGCGTTTATCAGTGTCAGTGTCTTCCTTTATTTTGTATTGTTGGGGCACCAGGAAGTCGTTACCGCTCTGTTTAAAAGTTTTACAGAAGCAATTTTAAGCAAAGATATATTAGGATCAGATGGCAGTATTGCATCCGGAAGTCTGTTCTTTAACAATCTGCAGGCTACCACAATTGGGATATTACTGGGTTTCATGCCTTTTTTATTCCTTCCGGTATGGGTTATACTTGTCAATGCTGGCGCATTATCCATCGTTTTCGCGATGGTAAAAATAACAGGAGTGGCCTCTGTTTGGAAGATGATTGTGTTTGGAATTTTACCCCACGGCATTTTTGAACTGACCGCACTGTTTTTAGGAATTTCTTTGGGATTTTATATTTGTAAGACATTATGTATCATTGTCTGTAAGTCTGATTCTGGAATTCACTTCAAAGAGGAGCTTCTAAATGTACTGAGAACTTATCTACTTCTGATCATTCCGCTTTTAATAGTTGCCGCATTGATCGAAAGCTACCTTACGCCCTTGTTAATAAATTTTGCTATTTAA
- the tilS gene encoding tRNA lysidine(34) synthetase TilS, producing the protein MEEKLLQYISDNGLIMAGDRILIGVSGGADSLALLHFLKKHQAILKIQIAAAHLNHAIRGKAADEDLAFVKKFCFERSVLLYDRTVDVIHLAKKNKISLEEAGREARYAFFKELQSSKAYNKLALGHHLNDQAETVLMRLIRGTGIKGAAGMLSETKGERSVIRPLLCVDKVSIISYCKENDLHYRTDDTNFETDVTRNKLRLEIIPALQSINPRVEDHLAEFALLAYEHEQLLQNSMAELSLKMITKKSNRVYLNLEMWRQQISLIQKELLREMILQLKGSLKEIEYNHILCVKQLLLSEKTVWDMHLPHGMQAVRRYDLFWIEERKTPVNVEIGCYELLPDKVYYFAKEGLWIKTSMITDEGIKKSKELKNHSEKYFDYGKIRRKLYLRNRRPGDFFKPVGIEGKKKIKDYFIDRKIEREKRDAIPMLAVGSEVVWILGYAINREYQPGPETQSVLKVQYQIVGEKFGV; encoded by the coding sequence ATGGAAGAAAAACTGTTACAATACATTTCTGATAACGGACTGATAATGGCCGGCGATCGCATTCTAATCGGAGTATCCGGTGGTGCTGATTCGCTGGCCTTGTTGCATTTTTTGAAAAAGCATCAGGCGATTTTGAAGATTCAAATTGCAGCCGCGCACCTAAACCATGCAATCAGAGGAAAAGCCGCGGATGAGGATCTCGCTTTTGTAAAAAAATTTTGTTTTGAACGGTCTGTTTTACTCTATGACCGAACTGTGGATGTTATTCATCTGGCCAAAAAGAATAAAATTTCTCTTGAGGAAGCCGGAAGAGAAGCGAGATATGCTTTTTTTAAAGAACTTCAAAGCTCAAAAGCGTATAATAAACTGGCTTTGGGACATCATCTTAACGATCAGGCAGAAACAGTTTTAATGCGTTTGATTCGTGGCACAGGCATAAAAGGAGCGGCAGGGATGCTTTCTGAGACAAAAGGGGAGCGCAGTGTAATCCGCCCATTGCTGTGTGTGGATAAAGTGTCGATCATTTCTTATTGCAAAGAAAATGATCTGCACTATCGGACAGATGATACGAACTTTGAAACGGATGTTACAAGGAATAAGCTGAGATTGGAAATTATTCCAGCGCTCCAGTCGATTAATCCGAGAGTCGAAGATCATTTGGCTGAGTTTGCTTTGCTTGCATATGAACATGAGCAGCTTTTGCAAAATTCTATGGCAGAGTTGAGTCTAAAGATGATTACAAAAAAAAGTAATCGGGTATATCTTAATTTAGAAATGTGGCGGCAGCAGATTTCGCTTATTCAAAAAGAATTGTTGCGTGAGATGATTTTGCAACTTAAGGGTAGTTTAAAAGAAATAGAGTACAATCATATCCTATGCGTTAAGCAGCTGCTTTTATCTGAAAAGACGGTTTGGGATATGCACTTACCACATGGTATGCAGGCTGTCAGGCGTTATGATTTGTTTTGGATAGAAGAAAGAAAGACGCCTGTTAATGTTGAAATTGGCTGTTATGAATTATTACCAGATAAAGTATATTATTTTGCAAAAGAAGGTTTGTGGATTAAAACCTCCATGATTACCGATGAAGGAATAAAAAAATCAAAAGAATTAAAAAATCATAGTGAAAAATATTTTGATTATGGTAAAATAAGAAGAAAGCTTTATTTGAGGAATCGTCGGCCAGGTGATTTTTTCAAACCTGTTGGCATTGAAGGCAAAAAAAAGATCAAGGATTATTTTATTGATCGAAAAATTGAGCGTGAAAAACGCGATGCAATCCCCATGCTGGCAGTGGGGTCTGAAGTAGTCTGGATTTTAGGCTATGCCATTAATCGAGAGTATCAGCCAGGCCCGGAAACCCAAAGTGTTCTTAAAGTTCAATATCAAATAGTAGGAGAAAAATTTGGAGTTTGA
- a CDS encoding IS30 family transposase, producing the protein MAAYMTLDQRKQIETCLKLELNTQDIADVIGMSERTVRREIKRGTIMLYNTKLVEYSCYCPDYAQTLADEASKRKGRKCKLADDPDFIEYIENKIINERWSPDVALGRARFEGKKFKTTICTGTLYNYIKQGRFPRLTINDLHRKGMTNKHKTENEVKSRKGLGNRRIDERPDKVETRLEWGHWEMDCIKSARGQKTGLLTIIERTSRDTLVFKLPFVSQACVKEVLDSLERKYRYQFKKIFKSITMDNGSEFIDQDTIETSIYTKKKRTTAYYCHPYRSSERGSNENVNGMVRRFVKKGVNIASLSEQFIKRVESWINNYPRKILGYRTSAELFGMFIQNLS; encoded by the coding sequence ATGGCTGCTTATATGACACTGGATCAGCGCAAACAGATTGAAACATGCCTTAAGCTGGAGTTAAACACCCAGGACATTGCTGATGTGATCGGTATGTCCGAGCGGACCGTACGGCGTGAGATTAAGCGTGGCACCATCATGCTTTACAATACCAAATTGGTTGAATATTCGTGTTACTGTCCCGATTATGCCCAGACACTGGCCGATGAAGCTTCCAAACGAAAAGGCCGTAAATGCAAGCTGGCTGATGATCCAGATTTCATTGAGTACATTGAAAACAAGATTATCAATGAACGCTGGTCTCCCGATGTCGCTTTAGGTCGTGCCCGCTTTGAAGGGAAAAAGTTCAAAACCACCATCTGTACCGGTACACTCTATAACTACATCAAACAAGGCCGTTTTCCGCGTTTAACCATAAACGATCTGCACCGTAAAGGCATGACCAACAAACACAAAACAGAGAATGAAGTAAAATCAAGGAAAGGCTTGGGGAACCGCCGGATTGATGAACGTCCTGACAAAGTTGAAACACGCCTTGAATGGGGGCATTGGGAGATGGACTGTATTAAATCTGCCCGTGGACAGAAAACAGGGCTCCTTACCATCATTGAAAGAACTTCCCGGGATACCCTTGTCTTTAAACTGCCCTTTGTTTCCCAGGCCTGTGTAAAGGAAGTATTGGACAGCCTGGAACGGAAATACCGTTACCAGTTCAAGAAAATTTTCAAAAGTATCACCATGGACAATGGCTCCGAATTCATCGATCAGGACACCATTGAGACCTCCATCTATACCAAGAAAAAAAGGACAACAGCTTATTACTGTCATCCTTACCGCTCAAGCGAACGCGGCAGCAACGAAAACGTCAACGGCATGGTTCGCCGCTTTGTGAAAAAAGGTGTAAATATCGCTTCCTTAAGTGAACAGTTCATCAAACGGGTTGAATCCTGGATTAATAATTATCCGCGTAAAATTCTCGGTTATCGCACTTCTGCGGAGCTTTTCGGTATGTTTATTCAGAATTTGTCTTAA
- a CDS encoding thioesterase family protein, with translation MQELKVGMELKKDYMVTRTETAQTMGSGGLEVLATPILVAWAENAAYEMAELCLPDEQTTVGVNINLNHIAATPVGMKVRIKVVLTNIESRRLDFTVEAWDTVQKVGEGTHQRFVVQKMKFMGKVLQKKNPK, from the coding sequence ATGCAAGAACTGAAAGTTGGTATGGAGCTTAAAAAAGATTACATGGTGACCCGTACTGAAACGGCGCAGACGATGGGAAGCGGGGGACTTGAGGTCCTGGCAACGCCGATTTTAGTCGCATGGGCCGAGAATGCTGCCTATGAAATGGCTGAGCTGTGTCTGCCTGATGAGCAGACAACCGTGGGGGTCAACATTAATTTAAACCACATCGCTGCGACACCAGTAGGAATGAAGGTGCGCATAAAGGTGGTGCTTACCAATATTGAAAGCAGACGTTTGGATTTTACAGTGGAAGCCTGGGATACGGTTCAAAAGGTTGGTGAAGGAACGCATCAGCGCTTTGTGGTTCAGAAGATGAAGTTTATGGGGAAAGTTCTCCAGAAAAAAAATCCTAAATAG